The sequence GCGACCGGACGTTCTCCACCTCCTTCGAGGCGGACGAGAGGCAGCCGGACTGGCGCGACACCGTCGAGGAGGGGCCCGACGGCGAGAAGCGGTCCTCCGGGGTCGACGGGGGCTTCTCCTCGGGCATCCCGGGCAACGTCACCGACCGGGTGACCCAGGTGCGCGCGAGCGCCGAGAACACCGCCGGCGGCGAGGTCAAGGAGAACCTCGTCGATGTCGAGCCGGCCTCCAAGTGGCTGACCTTCGCGAAGACCGGCTGGGTCGAGTTCGATCTGGACGAACCGGTCAAGGTCGTGACGTACGCCCTCACTTCGGCCAACGACCACGCCGAGCGCGACCCGAAGGACTGGACGCTCCAGGGCTCGGCGGACGGCGAGAAGTGGACCGGCCTCGACACCCGCACCGGCGAGTCCTTCGCCCGGCGGCACGAGACGAAGACGTACGACTTCGCGAGCGACACCGCGTACCGGCACTTCCGGCTGGAGATCACCAGGAACAACGGCGCCTCGGACACGCTCCAGCTCGCCGACGTTCAGTTCTCGAACGGTGACACCTCCGACCCGGTACCCGAGGAGATGCGCAGCCGGCCCGACCGCGGTCCCTCCGGCTCCCCCACCGCGAAGGCGGGCGCGGGATTCACCGGAAAGAGGGCACTGCGTTACGCGGGCACGCACACGCCGGACGGACGCGCCTACTCGTACAACAAGATCTTCGACGTGAACACGGCCGTCACCAAGGACACCGAGCTGTCCTACCTCGTCCATCCGCAGATGAGCGAGACGGACCTGAACTATCCGGCCACCCACGTCGCGGTGGATCTCGCCTTCACCGACGGCACGTACCTGAGCGAGCTCAGGGCGACCGACAGCCACGGCGGGCTGCTGACCCCGCAGGGCCAGGCGGACGCCAAGCGCCTCTACGTCAACCAGTGGAACAAGGTCGCCGCCCGGATCGGCACGGTCGCCGCGGGCAAGACGGTCGACCGGATCCTGGTGGCGTACGACTCCCCCAAGGGGAAGGCGAAGTTCCAGGGCTGGATCGACGACATCACGATCGCCCCGAAGAAGCCGGAGAAGCGCAAGGCGCATCTGTCGGACTACGCGCTGACCACCCGGGGCACCAACTCCAGCGGCGGCTTCTCGCGCGGCAACAACATTCCGGCCACGGCACTCCCGCACGGCTTCAACTTCTGGACGCCGGTGACCAACGCCGGTTCGCTGAGCTGGCTGTACGACTACCAGCGGGGCAACAACGCGGACAACCTCCCCACGCTCCAGGCCTTCGGGGCGAGCCATGAGCCGAGCCCGTGGATGGGTGACCGGCAGACGTTCCAGGTGATGCCGTCGGCGGCGAGCGGCACCCCGGACGCGTCCCGGACCGCCCGCGCGCTGCCGTTCCGGCACGAGAACGAGACGGCGAAGCCGCACTACTACGGCGTCACGTTCGAGAACGGCCTGAAGGCCGAGATGACGCCGGCCGACCACGCGGCCCGGATGCGGTTCACCTATCCGGGCGAGGACGCCAGCCTGGTCTTCGACAACGTCTCGAACGCCGGCGGCATCACGCTGGACCCGAAGACCAGCTCCTTCTCCGGTTACACGGACGTCAGGAGCGGCCTGTCCACCGGAGCGACCCGGATGTTCGTGTACGGCGTCTTCGACGCGCCGGTCACCGACAGCGGGAAGCTGAAGGGCGGCGGGGGCGACGACGTCACCGGCTTCTTCCGCTTCGACGCGGGCAAGGACCGCACCGTCGGCCTCCGCCTGGCCACCTCGCTGATCGGCGTCGACCAGGCGAAGCGGAACCTGGCCATGGAGATCCCGGAGTCCACCTCGTTCGAGCGCGTGCAGCGCACGGCGCAGCGCGCCTGGGACGACGTCCTGGGGGCGGTCGAGGTCGAGGGCGCGAACGCCGACCAGCTGACCACGCTCTACTCCAGCCTCTACCGGCTCTACCTCTACCCGAACTCCGGCCACGAGAAGGTGGAGGGCAAGAACAGGTACGCCAGCCCCTTCTCGAAGGCGACCGGCGAGAACACCCCGACGCGGACCGGCGCGAAGATCGTCGACGGCGAGGTGTACGTCAACAACGGCTTCTGGGACACCTACCGCACGACGTGGCCCGCCTACTCCTTCTTCTCCCCGAAGAAGGCCGGAAAGCTGGTGGACGGCTTCGTGCAGCACTACAAGGACGGCGGCTGGACCTCGCGCTGGTCCTCCCCCGGCTACGCGGACCTGATGACCGGCACCAGCTCGGACGTGGCGTTCGCCGACGCGTACGTCAAGGGCGTGAAGTTCGACGCCGAGGCGGCCTACGACGCGGCGCTCAAGAACGCCACCGTGGCCCCGCCGTCCTCGGGCGTCGGCCGCAAGGGGCTGGAGACCTCGGTCTTCACCGGTTACGCCGACACCGCCACCCACGAAGGCCTGTCCTGGTCCCTGGAGGGTTACG is a genomic window of Streptomyces sp. YPW6 containing:
- a CDS encoding GH92 family glycosyl hydrolase — protein: MQPPRGLNHGSDTAPHAVPRPASRRRRTRTAAALAASLALVVIAPAAASAQPAPPDRKPPGDRTFSTSFEADERQPDWRDTVEEGPDGEKRSSGVDGGFSSGIPGNVTDRVTQVRASAENTAGGEVKENLVDVEPASKWLTFAKTGWVEFDLDEPVKVVTYALTSANDHAERDPKDWTLQGSADGEKWTGLDTRTGESFARRHETKTYDFASDTAYRHFRLEITRNNGASDTLQLADVQFSNGDTSDPVPEEMRSRPDRGPSGSPTAKAGAGFTGKRALRYAGTHTPDGRAYSYNKIFDVNTAVTKDTELSYLVHPQMSETDLNYPATHVAVDLAFTDGTYLSELRATDSHGGLLTPQGQADAKRLYVNQWNKVAARIGTVAAGKTVDRILVAYDSPKGKAKFQGWIDDITIAPKKPEKRKAHLSDYALTTRGTNSSGGFSRGNNIPATALPHGFNFWTPVTNAGSLSWLYDYQRGNNADNLPTLQAFGASHEPSPWMGDRQTFQVMPSAASGTPDASRTARALPFRHENETAKPHYYGVTFENGLKAEMTPADHAARMRFTYPGEDASLVFDNVSNAGGITLDPKTSSFSGYTDVRSGLSTGATRMFVYGVFDAPVTDSGKLKGGGGDDVTGFFRFDAGKDRTVGLRLATSLIGVDQAKRNLAMEIPESTSFERVQRTAQRAWDDVLGAVEVEGANADQLTTLYSSLYRLYLYPNSGHEKVEGKNRYASPFSKATGENTPTRTGAKIVDGEVYVNNGFWDTYRTTWPAYSFFSPKKAGKLVDGFVQHYKDGGWTSRWSSPGYADLMTGTSSDVAFADAYVKGVKFDAEAAYDAALKNATVAPPSSGVGRKGLETSVFTGYADTATHEGLSWSLEGYVNDYGIARMGQELYRKTKKARYKEESEYFMNRAQKYVKLFDDKAGFFQGRKPNGDWRLPSDSYDPRVWGYDYTETNGWGYAFTAPQDSRGLANLYGGRAGLGEKLDTYFSTPETAGPEFTGSYGGVIHEMTEARDVRMGQYGHSNQVAHHATYMYNAASQPYKTQEKVREVLGRLYVGSEIGQGIHGDEDNGEQSAWFLFSSLGFYPLVMGSGEYAIGSPLFKKATVRMDNGRKLVVKAPKNSDRNIYVQGVKVNGKKWTSTALPHDVLARGGTLEFAMGPEPSAWGTGKDAAPVSVQKDDRVPTPRGDALKGDGALFDDTSATSATVESVELPVSSATKGVQYTLTSAAADKAPQGWTLQGSADGKKWKDVDRRLGQSFAWDRQTRVFSVAKPGSYTQYRLVLTGSATLAEVELLS